The window CGGCTGGATTCGTAAGAACGGCGGAGAGGACGGCCATTATGCTGTACTCACCGTTGGCGGCCGCCGCTACGCCGAGCGCCTTCGCAAGTCCGGCCGTCGTCGATGAGCCGAGAAGGACGCCGAAGAACGAAGTGTCCGCAAAATCATAGGTACGCAGTACATTGAAGAGGAGAATGAGTATCGGGAGCTGAACGATAAGCGGCAGACATCCCGCGGCGGGGTTGACCTTGTATTCCTTGTAGAGACGCATCGTCTCCTGGTTCATCTTTTCCTTGTCGTTAGCGTATTTTTCCTGGATGACCTTCAGCATAGGCTGTATCTTCTGCATATGCTGCATTGAAAGCATCTGTTTCTGGTTGAGCGGGTAAAGCGCAATCCTCACCGCTATCGTGAGAAGTATTATCGCCAATCCGTACGAATGAGTGATACCGTAAAAGAACTCGAGTATTGCCAGAAGGAGCTCGCTAGCCCCGTTCCATATCGCGCCCAAAACTTTCACCTAACCTTTCGAAGTTTGCTCCGTCTTTTCGCAGAGCATTCCTAACCATTTCCGTTCTGCTATTTCGGCCGGTTCCGGCACGGGATCAAAGCCGCCCTCGTGCCAAGGGCCGCATTTTACCAGCCGGGCCATCGTAAGCCACAGCCCCGTAATGGGTCCATACCGCCGCAGCGCCTCCGCCGCGTACTCGGAACAGGTAGGATAAAATCTGCACTTACCGCCGCCCAAAAGCGGGGATATGACAGCCTGATAGGCCCTGATGCAGAATATCATACAATAAGAAACCAAGCGCACGGTCAGTCGTCCCGGCAATCCACATTCCAATCCACGCCGGGCCACTCCGCTTTCAGCAGCCCCCTGCGTTTCAGGGAAAGA is drawn from Cloacibacillus porcorum and contains these coding sequences:
- the yidD gene encoding membrane protein insertion efficiency factor YidD translates to MRLVSYCMIFCIRAYQAVISPLLGGGKCRFYPTCSEYAAEALRRYGPITGLWLTMARLVKCGPWHEGGFDPVPEPAEIAERKWLGMLCEKTEQTSKG
- a CDS encoding YidC/Oxa1 family membrane protein insertase — protein: MGAIWNGASELLLAILEFFYGITHSYGLAIILLTIAVRIALYPLNQKQMLSMQHMQKIQPMLKVIQEKYANDKEKMNQETMRLYKEYKVNPAAGCLPLIVQLPILILLFNVLRTYDFADTSFFGVLLGSSTTAGLAKALGVAAAANGEYSIMAVLSAVLTNPAGLSHVSFYLGNLILLIGISVLTWAQQKLSGGNNPQMAMMNTIMPFFMAFICLSMPGGVMLYWGLSSLIGVGQQYFVMKKTSEQLAVKPTLHKNKPVNTADEDDED